In Natrinema sp. SYSU A 869, the following proteins share a genomic window:
- a CDS encoding helix-turn-helix domain-containing protein, producing MSTSQQQTAIPDNITSPQAKLVYLSLLMTEDATVTDLQELLGLSKLTLFAVLESLATKDLIHQTEDGYASQ from the coding sequence ATGTCCACGAGTCAACAGCAGACCGCAATACCGGACAATATCACATCACCACAGGCTAAGCTTGTCTATCTGTCTCTACTCATGACCGAGGACGCGACAGTGACCGACCTCCAAGAGCTCCTCGGACTGTCCAAGCTCACACTCTTCGCCGTGCTTGAATCGCTTGCCACAAAGGATCTCATCCACCAGACAGAGGATGGCTATGCCAGCCAGTAG
- a CDS encoding HTH domain-containing protein — translation MPASSLAASPIVPTDTQIDLRVDCYVRSTVPGPTAETISTIVNRLQQLCDHGYIKNYQLHPWPPEHHAIVETDNTCKPTRHELVAEFERWADQHDVTLEPAFRQREIPSSPLGLSSDEPRERVRVPIVALALYEDEPTATDSETASLQGVVPYTEQLQTDAARTYTVNEWLTAVGTEAGDIVTYDSHDNQQPLLERQQ, via the coding sequence ATGCCAGCCAGTAGCCTCGCAGCGTCCCCGATCGTTCCGACTGATACTCAGATCGACCTTCGGGTTGACTGCTACGTACGGTCTACCGTTCCGGGGCCTACTGCCGAAACAATCTCAACTATCGTCAACCGACTGCAACAGCTCTGCGACCACGGGTATATTAAGAACTACCAACTCCACCCATGGCCGCCGGAACACCATGCGATCGTTGAGACGGACAACACGTGTAAGCCGACGCGACACGAGCTCGTGGCCGAGTTCGAACGCTGGGCCGACCAGCACGATGTGACACTTGAGCCAGCATTCCGTCAACGGGAGATTCCATCGTCACCACTTGGACTCAGCTCCGACGAACCGCGCGAGCGAGTACGAGTCCCGATTGTGGCACTGGCGCTCTACGAGGACGAACCAACTGCGACAGACTCAGAGACAGCATCCCTCCAAGGAGTTGTCCCCTATACAGAACAGCTACAGACAGACGCCGCACGGACATACACTGTCAATGAGTGGCTTACTGCAGTCGGTACAGAAGCAGGAGATATCGTCACATACGATTCTCACGACAATCAGCAGCCGCTCCTGGAGAGGCAACAATGA
- a CDS encoding helix-turn-helix transcriptional regulator, with protein sequence MYGLIGFQRDLLYVAAGLEEPHGLAIKDEPENYYEKEIHHGRLYSDLDTLVDKGLIEKREVDRRTNVYSVTRRGEREIEARRDWEQQYVSDLLSS encoded by the coding sequence GTGTACGGCCTAATCGGATTCCAGCGCGACCTGCTGTACGTTGCGGCAGGACTCGAGGAGCCACACGGCCTCGCGATCAAGGATGAACCCGAGAATTACTACGAGAAGGAGATCCATCACGGCCGACTGTACTCGGACCTGGATACGCTCGTCGACAAAGGCCTGATCGAGAAGAGGGAGGTGGATCGCCGGACCAACGTGTACTCGGTGACCCGGCGCGGAGAACGGGAGATCGAGGCCCGCCGCGACTGGGAACAGCAATACGTGAGCGACCTGCTCTCTTCCTAG
- a CDS encoding HalOD1 output domain-containing protein: protein MSRRLKGSAPDQTTHHLHHEWNGDGLISDQIVEEIAEYENEDRGELPPLNKSINPVALDTAFEAPDDDTTMAGCITFSYYGYTVLAQSTGQVLIKKS, encoded by the coding sequence ATGAGTAGAAGACTCAAGGGGTCAGCGCCCGACCAAACGACTCATCATCTCCATCATGAGTGGAACGGAGACGGGTTGATAAGCGATCAGATCGTGGAAGAGATCGCTGAGTACGAAAACGAGGATCGAGGTGAGTTGCCGCCCCTGAACAAAAGCATCAATCCTGTGGCACTCGATACGGCGTTTGAAGCGCCTGACGACGATACAACTATGGCAGGGTGCATAACGTTTTCCTACTATGGCTACACTGTGCTCGCACAGAGTACCGGTCAGGTACTGATCAAAAAGAGCTAA
- a CDS encoding HalOD1 output domain-containing protein: MYENRRIHRTAVQQSLTISNGYQDGLVSLLYQVMVERTMSEMSAQDNTEEFSEDSITPITTEWGRDSENTPVFAVVSVVADAEDVDSVELPPLYDAIDPEALNGLFTSRSESSVGKVEFQYAGYDVVVRGTGEVEVQSIHQA; the protein is encoded by the coding sequence ATGTATGAAAATCGGCGAATTCACCGGACGGCTGTCCAACAATCTCTGACAATTTCCAATGGATACCAGGATGGTTTGGTAAGTCTTTTATATCAGGTCATGGTTGAACGGACAATGTCAGAGATGAGTGCGCAGGATAACACGGAAGAATTTTCAGAAGACTCGATTACTCCTATCACTACCGAATGGGGCCGGGATTCGGAGAATACACCAGTGTTTGCCGTCGTTTCGGTGGTTGCCGATGCAGAGGATGTCGACTCCGTTGAACTACCACCGCTATACGATGCTATTGATCCAGAAGCACTGAATGGCCTGTTTACATCACGCTCTGAGTCTTCTGTGGGGAAAGTGGAGTTCCAATATGCCGGGTACGATGTTGTGGTGCGAGGGACTGGCGAGGTCGAGGTCCAGTCGATTCACCAAGCCTAA
- a CDS encoding thiamine-binding protein, whose product MTVIARFEVIPVHDGSLSEDIAQAIDALDEFDISYKMTATDTVIEANEVDEVFEAIQAAHNAVEADRIITSVEVDDQGSDQQAEDRIKSVASVLGRDPEKNM is encoded by the coding sequence ATGACTGTCATAGCCCGATTTGAGGTTATCCCCGTCCACGACGGGAGTTTGTCCGAAGATATTGCACAGGCCATCGATGCGCTCGATGAGTTCGATATCTCATACAAAATGACCGCGACAGACACGGTCATTGAAGCTAACGAGGTTGATGAGGTATTCGAAGCAATCCAAGCGGCACATAACGCAGTTGAGGCCGATCGAATCATCACATCCGTCGAAGTCGATGACCAAGGAAGTGATCAGCAAGCCGAGGATCGCATCAAATCCGTAGCAAGCGTGCTTGGCCGCGACCCAGAGAAAAATATGTGA
- the pabB gene encoding aminodeoxychorismate synthase, component I: MSQTTVVTDRESFLATAEAAPPEARVPIEVRVSVSDPFVAYRRARDDSDGFYLETTGGQSGWGYFGVAPVERIQVPHNAVSEGEESPSIAAIDTVLDREQLVRGECSVPYPCGAFGWLSYDVARELEDLPDTTTNDRKLPRLQLGVFDRVAAWREPRNDKPVIVHVTACPVVGDDPASAYESGLEDAVELARATIEGTERQCAPPTTAERATFESECGREAFADRVRAIKQYIRDGDTFQANVSHRLVAPADVHPIDVFSAVRQVNPAPYSGLLEFPGIDLVSASPELLLEVRGDELVTEPIAGTRPRGTMTEEDQTLEADLRDDEKERAEHAMLVDLERNDLGKVCEYGSVEVEEYRRIDRYSEVMHLVSVVRGRRRDDATLADSVSAVFPGGTITGAPKPRTMEIIDEVEATRRGPYTGSIGIFGFDNRATLNIIIRTLVRHHDEYSLRVGAGIVHDSDPAHEYAETLDKARALVTAVDEALGDQASLAVETAPDVMGDP; the protein is encoded by the coding sequence ATGAGCCAAACGACAGTCGTTACCGATAGGGAGTCATTCCTCGCTACTGCCGAGGCTGCACCGCCCGAAGCGAGAGTACCGATTGAGGTCCGCGTCTCCGTTTCGGACCCGTTCGTGGCGTATCGACGCGCTCGCGATGACTCCGACGGGTTCTACTTGGAGACGACCGGCGGACAGTCCGGCTGGGGATACTTTGGCGTCGCTCCGGTCGAGCGGATTCAGGTTCCTCACAACGCTGTATCGGAGGGCGAAGAGAGCCCGTCGATAGCCGCAATCGATACTGTTCTCGATCGCGAACAGCTAGTCCGTGGAGAGTGTTCGGTCCCGTATCCTTGCGGTGCGTTCGGATGGCTGTCCTACGACGTCGCTCGCGAACTGGAGGATCTCCCGGACACAACCACCAACGATCGGAAGCTACCGCGGCTGCAACTGGGCGTGTTCGATCGCGTGGCCGCCTGGAGAGAACCTCGCAACGACAAGCCGGTCATAGTACACGTTACGGCGTGTCCTGTCGTCGGCGACGACCCGGCCTCCGCATACGAATCGGGCCTCGAGGACGCGGTCGAACTCGCACGGGCGACGATAGAGGGGACAGAACGACAGTGCGCTCCGCCCACGACGGCGGAGAGGGCTACGTTCGAGAGCGAGTGCGGCAGAGAGGCATTCGCAGATCGCGTCCGAGCTATCAAACAGTACATCCGCGATGGGGATACATTCCAAGCGAACGTCTCTCACAGGCTGGTCGCGCCCGCCGACGTTCACCCGATCGACGTGTTCAGTGCCGTCCGACAGGTGAACCCTGCCCCGTATTCGGGCTTACTGGAGTTCCCTGGGATCGATCTGGTGAGCGCCAGCCCCGAGCTCTTGCTTGAAGTTCGCGGCGACGAACTCGTTACGGAACCGATTGCGGGAACTCGTCCCCGGGGGACGATGACCGAGGAAGATCAGACTCTCGAAGCGGACCTCCGAGACGACGAGAAGGAGCGCGCTGAACACGCGATGCTCGTCGACCTGGAGCGAAATGATCTGGGCAAGGTGTGCGAGTACGGCTCGGTTGAGGTCGAAGAGTACAGACGAATAGACCGTTACTCGGAGGTCATGCACCTTGTCTCCGTGGTACGTGGCCGGCGGCGAGACGATGCGACCCTCGCCGACTCGGTTTCGGCGGTGTTCCCGGGCGGGACGATAACCGGTGCACCCAAACCCCGTACGATGGAGATCATCGACGAAGTCGAAGCAACCCGACGAGGGCCCTATACAGGAAGTATCGGCATTTTTGGGTTCGATAACCGAGCGACTCTCAACATTATCATTCGAACACTTGTGCGCCACCACGACGAGTACTCTCTCCGTGTCGGCGCAGGGATCGTTCACGATTCCGATCCCGCTCACGAGTACGCTGAAACGTTGGACAAGGCTCGTGCGCTCGTTACCGCTGTCGACGAAGCGCTCGGCGACCAAGCGTCGTTAGCTGTCGAAACAGCACCCGACGTGATGGGGGACCCCTGA
- a CDS encoding ISH3 family transposase has product MKCLYHPDTVLTASDLETLALDLLSEIPIPGVEGCGFDSGIIRQTLLQAAVDQKSIKAVTDTTRGTYSDDYTLAQLHTVPPAELEAIANRLLCQQAAMILGAGPRIICLDFVDIHYHGCPHAEPGVICHTKPRDGTSQCHRYLAGFVLCRAKPLVVAVTPVRGDEPKSDAVERVLDHVAALPFDVAGVLADRGFYDGTSIERLNAVASVALPVVRRGKQMAEKLDTTVSYWTEYVMYEGSERELRFPLAVCVSYQQGNRGKHGLLVRAYVACDLTDRTPKDVEALYQKRSAIETAFRTIREARARTSTTDPVVRLLFVLVSFLLRNLWVIVRWGVLATPQRGGRALPVWFRFEVFREWIDHALDDTLRRKWEAPTNCTGIPATYSQLDAG; this is encoded by the coding sequence ATGAAGTGCCTCTACCATCCAGACACCGTTCTTACGGCCTCTGACCTTGAAACCTTAGCGCTTGATCTCCTCTCTGAGATCCCGATCCCCGGAGTCGAAGGCTGCGGCTTCGACTCCGGGATTATCCGACAGACGCTCCTCCAGGCCGCTGTCGATCAGAAATCCATCAAGGCTGTCACTGACACCACTCGTGGAACGTACTCCGATGACTACACGCTTGCCCAACTTCACACGGTCCCGCCTGCTGAACTCGAAGCAATCGCTAACCGCCTTCTCTGTCAGCAGGCGGCGATGATCCTCGGCGCTGGGCCGAGGATCATCTGCCTCGACTTCGTCGATATCCATTATCATGGCTGTCCACACGCTGAACCTGGTGTAATCTGTCACACGAAGCCTCGCGATGGCACCTCCCAGTGCCATCGCTACCTTGCTGGATTTGTTCTTTGTCGGGCCAAACCACTGGTCGTCGCAGTCACACCCGTTCGTGGTGATGAACCGAAGAGCGACGCGGTCGAGCGAGTGCTCGACCACGTCGCGGCCCTCCCCTTTGATGTCGCTGGCGTTCTTGCCGACCGTGGGTTCTACGACGGAACGTCGATCGAGCGACTGAATGCAGTCGCATCAGTCGCTCTTCCAGTCGTGCGGCGCGGAAAACAGATGGCAGAGAAACTCGACACGACGGTGTCCTACTGGACGGAGTACGTGATGTACGAGGGGAGCGAGCGGGAACTACGCTTCCCGCTCGCGGTCTGTGTCTCCTACCAGCAGGGCAATCGAGGTAAACACGGCTTGCTCGTTCGGGCGTACGTGGCGTGCGATCTGACCGATCGCACGCCGAAAGATGTCGAAGCACTCTACCAGAAGCGCTCAGCGATCGAGACAGCTTTCCGAACGATACGTGAAGCGCGTGCACGAACCAGCACGACTGATCCAGTCGTGCGGCTGTTGTTCGTTCTGGTGAGCTTCCTGTTGCGGAATCTCTGGGTGATCGTTCGGTGGGGCGTGCTCGCCACGCCGCAGCGCGGCGGGCGAGCACTGCCTGTCTGGTTCCGGTTCGAGGTCTTCCGCGAGTGGATTGATCACGCACTCGACGACACGTTACGGCGGAAATGGGAAGCACCGACGAACTGTACCGGGATTCCGGCGACCTATAGCCAGCTGGACGCGGGCTGA
- a CDS encoding aminodeoxychorismate/anthranilate synthase component II, whose product MILIIDNYDSFVYNLVQYVGEFTPVEVRRNDEIDVEGIRSLDPDGIVVSPGPGKPEDAGISVDVFAETDYPALGVCLGHQALCAAHGVSVGHAPEVIHGKPSEVRHDGTGLYAGLPDPFEVGRYHSLAVERESLPSRLVETAWTDDDREILMGVRHADRPHVGVQFHPESILTDAGKRIIENFCSMAAQ is encoded by the coding sequence ATGATCCTGATCATCGATAACTACGACTCTTTCGTTTACAATCTCGTTCAGTATGTCGGCGAGTTCACCCCCGTTGAAGTCCGCAGAAACGACGAAATCGATGTTGAGGGGATCCGGTCGCTCGATCCGGACGGGATCGTCGTCTCGCCAGGGCCGGGGAAACCCGAGGACGCGGGCATTTCCGTCGACGTGTTCGCCGAAACTGACTACCCCGCGCTGGGAGTGTGCCTGGGACACCAGGCGCTGTGTGCCGCTCACGGCGTTTCAGTTGGCCACGCCCCCGAAGTGATACACGGGAAGCCGTCCGAGGTGCGCCATGACGGCACTGGACTGTACGCTGGCCTCCCTGACCCGTTCGAGGTGGGGCGATACCACTCGCTTGCCGTCGAACGAGAGTCGTTGCCGTCTCGCCTCGTCGAGACGGCCTGGACAGACGACGACCGCGAGATCCTGATGGGCGTCCGGCACGCGGACCGACCGCACGTCGGCGTCCAGTTTCATCCTGAGAGCATCCTTACCGACGCGGGCAAGCGGATCATCGAGAACTTCTGCTCGATGGCCGCCCAATAA
- a CDS encoding patatin-like phospholipase family protein, giving the protein MSETDQTKVAIACQGGGSHTAFTAGVLDRLLEEHRSDYRITAFSGTSGGAVCALAAWYGLRTGTTPAAGDKRARELLEQVWDDIKSQTYAEQLTNRGLVQIQRFAEMGFPVPQIAPDHNPFAPAGEKRFRAILEGIADEDAIEELVQDLPKDDSTDPPEAPDQPWLYVSAVDAINGSFEIFSDWPEDSRNPTTRAMERPHKSGTHTSHASTEEVPFRALYRELLTDVRRPLTLDAVAASAAVPTLFRGVRLGNDDESIYWDGLFSQNPPVRNLLRGIEDRTKKPDEIWLIRINPTVHERELDDLEDIFDRRNELAGSLSLYQELYHIRRVNQWVTDGKLRLTPADDSEDAPRRYKPITVRLIELDEGDDQPFEELRKLTPASKLDRRPEFIEQLKTQGRTQADQFLASYRQGVKENVIVDAEPEAD; this is encoded by the coding sequence ATGAGTGAGACTGATCAGACGAAGGTCGCCATCGCCTGTCAGGGAGGAGGTAGCCATACCGCGTTCACTGCGGGGGTGCTGGACCGCCTCCTGGAAGAGCATCGCTCAGACTACCGGATTACGGCATTCAGCGGGACGTCGGGCGGCGCGGTCTGTGCACTTGCCGCATGGTATGGCCTTCGAACTGGCACAACGCCAGCAGCAGGCGACAAGCGGGCACGTGAGCTCTTAGAGCAGGTGTGGGACGATATCAAATCGCAGACGTATGCCGAACAACTTACCAATAGAGGTCTTGTGCAGATACAGCGGTTCGCCGAAATGGGATTTCCCGTCCCTCAGATCGCCCCGGACCACAATCCATTCGCCCCTGCAGGCGAGAAACGGTTTCGTGCGATTCTTGAGGGCATTGCCGATGAGGATGCGATCGAGGAGTTGGTCCAAGACCTCCCAAAAGATGATTCAACCGACCCTCCGGAGGCCCCAGACCAACCGTGGCTCTACGTCAGCGCAGTGGACGCGATCAACGGAAGTTTCGAAATCTTCTCCGACTGGCCAGAGGACTCGAGGAATCCGACGACGCGAGCGATGGAGAGGCCCCACAAATCGGGTACCCACACCTCACACGCCTCGACCGAGGAGGTCCCGTTCCGGGCCCTCTATCGGGAATTGCTCACGGATGTTCGCCGTCCACTCACACTGGACGCAGTTGCTGCGTCTGCCGCCGTTCCGACGTTATTCAGGGGTGTTCGGCTTGGAAATGACGATGAAAGCATCTACTGGGACGGTCTCTTCTCACAGAACCCGCCAGTGCGAAACTTGTTACGGGGCATCGAAGACAGAACCAAAAAACCGGATGAGATCTGGCTCATCCGGATCAATCCGACGGTCCACGAGCGAGAGCTTGATGACCTTGAGGATATCTTCGATCGGCGGAATGAACTAGCAGGAAGTCTCTCACTCTATCAGGAACTCTACCACATCAGGCGAGTGAACCAGTGGGTGACGGACGGGAAATTGCGACTGACGCCAGCTGATGACTCAGAGGATGCCCCGAGACGATACAAGCCGATCACAGTTCGGCTGATCGAACTCGACGAAGGTGATGACCAGCCGTTCGAAGAATTACGGAAGCTGACCCCGGCTTCAAAACTCGACCGCCGACCGGAATTCATCGAGCAGCTCAAGACACAGGGGCGAACGCAAGCCGACCAGTTTCTCGCGTCGTATCGGCAGGGGGTGAAGGAGAACGTGATCGTCGACGCAGAACCGGAAGCGGACTAA